CAGCGAAGAGACGCTGGAGCTGAAAGAGCTCGGGCTGAAGCAGGGGCGAGTGCTGGCTCCGTTTCATAACCGGCGCTGGGATGGCGATTTCTTGACGGTAAAGAAGATCCTGCAGAACGAGTCGGTGGGGCGGCTCGTGACCTTTGAGTCGCACTTCGACCGCTTCCGGCCGGTGCCTCGTGAGAATACGTGGAAGGAGGGAGCGAGCGGGTGCAATGGGCTGCTGTTCGACCTTGCGCCTCACCTTGTGGACCAGGTACTGACGCTGTTTGGCGTTCCCGAGGGGATCACGGCGAGCGTCCGGATGGATCGGGACTCTACCGATATTGAGGATGCGTTCGACATTACGCTGGAGTATCCGAAGCTGCGGGCGCACTGCCGGTCAAGCATGCTGGCCTGTGATGCTGCGCCAAGGTTCTTGCTGCACGGAACCAAGGGCAGCTTCAAGAAGTTCGGCCTCGATCCGCAGGAGCCGGCCCTGCTGGGTGGAGCGAAGCTACCGCGCATGGGCGAGGGCGAGTGGCTGGCTGACGCCGAAGAGCATTGGGGCAGTCTGACCGTCGCTCCCCATCCCAATGAACCCGGCACTTTGGCCCGAGCCAAGGTGAAGACCGAACTGGGGGACTACCGTTTCTACTACGCCAACGTTCGCGATGCAATCAACGGCACGGCTGAACTGGCCGTGAAGCCCGAGGACGGCTACCGCACCATCAAGCTGCTGGAGATGGCGCGGCAGAGCTCGCTGGAAGGCCGGACGCTGCCTATAGCGTTTTGATAGGCAACTTCCCTAGTTTCAACTCGCTTATTTTGTTGCGCTTGCAAAAGCTTTCCCGCAAATGGCCGTGATTGGCTGCATCTCGAGCTCGCATCGTGGTGAAGCATATGGCGAGGTTTGGCAGCGATGAACATGCGGAACTGAGGATTGTAGAGTAAAGGGTATGCAAAGTGACGAGATGGTGAAGTCGCCGGGGTTGCCGCTGGGTTTCGTGTGGGGCGCGGTGAAGGCGGGAATCAAGGCAAGCGGCAACACTGATGTTGCGATTGCAGTCGCGGCTAAAGGCGCGAATGCTGCTGCGATGTTTACGAAGAACCAGGTGGTGGCGGCGCCGGTCACGGTAGGGCGGCGGCACATAGCTTCGACCGGCGGGCGCGTGGACGTAGTGCTGGTAAATGCGGGGAATGCGAACTGTGCGACCGGGCAGCCGGGAGTCGACGCCTGTGTGCAGACGTGTGTCGCTGCGGCG
The nucleotide sequence above comes from Tunturibacter empetritectus. Encoded proteins:
- a CDS encoding Gfo/Idh/MocA family oxidoreductase, which gives rise to MAEIGVAVVGFGLAGQVFHAPFVSAVPGLKLEAIVQRKGDEAGKAYPSARILRSFEDALSDPAVQLVVVGTPNETHFDLAKQALLAGKHVVVDKPFAATSEETLELKELGLKQGRVLAPFHNRRWDGDFLTVKKILQNESVGRLVTFESHFDRFRPVPRENTWKEGASGCNGLLFDLAPHLVDQVLTLFGVPEGITASVRMDRDSTDIEDAFDITLEYPKLRAHCRSSMLACDAAPRFLLHGTKGSFKKFGLDPQEPALLGGAKLPRMGEGEWLADAEEHWGSLTVAPHPNEPGTLARAKVKTELGDYRFYYANVRDAINGTAELAVKPEDGYRTIKLLEMARQSSLEGRTLPIAF